In Deinococcus sp. QL22, the following are encoded in one genomic region:
- the rpsQ gene encoding 30S ribosomal protein S17: MKKTFTGVVVSDKADKTVSVKVERRFAHPLYGKIVTRSHKYAAHDEANEYKTGDRVEIIAVRPISKTKTWKVTKLIERPRGIETTAVETEGGQA; encoded by the coding sequence ATGAAAAAGACCTTCACAGGCGTCGTGGTGAGCGACAAGGCCGACAAGACCGTCAGCGTCAAGGTCGAGCGCCGTTTCGCCCACCCCCTGTACGGCAAGATCGTGACCCGCAGCCATAAATACGCTGCCCACGACGAAGCCAACGAATACAAGACCGGTGACCGCGTCGAGATTATCGCCGTGCGCCCTATCTCCAAGACCAAAACTTGGAAGGTCACCAAACTGATCGAGCGCCCCCGCGGCATCGAAACCACGGCGGTTGAAACCGAAGGCGGCCAAGCATGA
- the rplN gene encoding 50S ribosomal protein L14 — MIMPQSRLDVADNSGAREIMCIRVLNSGIGGKGLTTGGGGNKRYAGVGDIIVASVKDAAPRGAVKAGDVVKAVVVRTSHAIKRADGSTIRFDKNAAVIINNQGEPRGTRVFGPVARELRDRRFMKIVSLAPEVL, encoded by the coding sequence ATGATCATGCCCCAATCCCGCCTTGACGTGGCGGACAACAGCGGCGCACGCGAAATCATGTGCATCCGCGTGCTGAACAGCGGTATCGGCGGCAAAGGCCTGACGACGGGCGGCGGCGGTAACAAACGCTACGCCGGCGTCGGCGACATCATCGTGGCCAGCGTCAAAGACGCCGCGCCCCGTGGTGCCGTGAAAGCCGGTGACGTGGTGAAGGCTGTGGTCGTTCGTACCAGCCACGCCATCAAACGTGCCGACGGCAGCACCATCCGCTTCGACAAGAACGCCGCCGTCATCATCAACAATCAGGGCGAGCCTCGCGGCACCCGCGTCTTCGGGCCAGTGGCCCGCGAGCTGCGTGACCGCCGCTTCATGAAAATCGTGTCGCTCGCTCCGGAGGTCTTGTAA
- the rplX gene encoding 50S ribosomal protein L24: protein MHVKKGDTVIVLRGKDKGQTGKVLMALPRDAKVVVEGVNMVTKHVKPSASSPQGGIEKREGAVHASKVALVDPETGKATRIRKQIVDGKKVRVAVGSGKVID from the coding sequence TTGCACGTTAAAAAGGGTGACACCGTCATCGTTTTGCGCGGCAAGGACAAGGGCCAGACCGGTAAGGTTCTGATGGCCCTGCCCCGTGACGCCAAAGTCGTCGTGGAAGGCGTCAACATGGTCACCAAGCACGTGAAACCCAGCGCCAGCAGCCCTCAGGGCGGCATCGAAAAGCGCGAAGGTGCAGTGCACGCCAGCAAAGTGGCTCTCGTTGACCCCGAAACCGGCAAGGCGACCCGCATCCGCAAGCAGATCGTGGACGGTAAGAAAGTCCGCGTCGCTGTGGGCAGCGGCAAAGTCATCGACTGA
- the rplE gene encoding 50S ribosomal protein L5, whose translation MQTLKGKYNEQVRPALVQQFGYSSIMAAPRIEKIVINEGLGAAKEDSKAIDKAAKELALIALQKPIITKAKKSISNFKLRQGMPVGIKVTLRGERMYIFLEKLINIGLPRIRDFRGINPNAFDGRGNYNLGIKEQLIFPEITYDMVDKVRGMDITIVTTAKTDEEARALLQAMGLPFRK comes from the coding sequence ATGCAGACCTTGAAAGGCAAGTACAACGAGCAAGTCCGGCCCGCGCTGGTGCAGCAGTTTGGATATTCGTCCATAATGGCTGCCCCCCGTATCGAAAAGATCGTGATCAACGAGGGCCTCGGCGCTGCCAAAGAAGACAGCAAGGCCATCGACAAAGCCGCCAAGGAATTGGCGCTGATCGCCCTTCAGAAGCCCATCATCACCAAGGCCAAGAAGAGCATCTCCAACTTCAAGCTCCGTCAGGGCATGCCAGTGGGGATCAAGGTCACGTTGCGTGGCGAGCGCATGTACATCTTCCTCGAGAAGCTGATCAACATCGGCCTGCCCCGCATCCGTGATTTCCGTGGGATCAACCCCAACGCGTTCGACGGACGTGGCAACTACAACCTCGGCATCAAAGAGCAGCTGATCTTCCCAGAGATCACCTATGATATGGTAGACAAGGTGCGCGGTATGGATATCACTATCGTAACCACCGCGAAGACCGACGAGGAAGCCCGCGCACTGCTCCAGGCGATGGGTCTCCCGTTCCGGAAGTAA
- a CDS encoding type Z 30S ribosomal protein S14, translating to MANTSKVVKAERGMKFAVQNYNRCSRCGRARSYYRFFGLCRICIRELAHKGELPGVKKSSW from the coding sequence ATGGCGAACACCTCTAAAGTTGTGAAGGCAGAGCGCGGCATGAAATTTGCCGTGCAAAACTACAACCGCTGCTCCCGCTGTGGCCGCGCCCGCAGCTACTACCGGTTTTTTGGCCTGTGCCGCATTTGCATCCGCGAATTGGCACACAAGGGCGAATTGCCCGGCGTCAAAAAGAGCAGCTGGTAA
- the rpsH gene encoding 30S ribosomal protein S8, with protein sequence MLSDPIADMLTRIRNATRTFKETVDIPASKFKEELAKLLVKEGYVASVERTRPEGQKFDVLRVTLKYGHKREQVIKHIERISRPGRRAYVSADSLPRIQRGLGVAIVSTSKGLLPDREARKQGIGGEVICVLW encoded by the coding sequence ATGCTGAGTGATCCTATCGCCGACATGCTCACGCGCATTCGCAACGCGACGCGCACGTTCAAAGAGACCGTGGACATCCCGGCCTCTAAGTTCAAAGAAGAGCTTGCCAAGTTGCTCGTCAAGGAAGGCTACGTTGCTTCCGTCGAGCGCACCCGTCCCGAAGGCCAAAAGTTTGATGTCCTGCGCGTGACCCTGAAATACGGTCATAAGCGTGAACAGGTCATCAAGCACATTGAGCGCATCAGCCGTCCTGGCCGCCGCGCTTACGTGAGCGCCGACAGCCTGCCCCGCATCCAGCGCGGCCTCGGTGTGGCCATCGTGTCCACCAGCAAAGGCCTGCTCCCTGACCGCGAAGCCCGCAAACAGGGAATCGGCGGCGAAGTTATCTGTGTGCTCTGGTAA
- the rplF gene encoding 50S ribosomal protein L6, protein MSRIGKQPIAVPNGVTASTANGVFKVKGPKGELTVPFNQDLTIKHEDGTLLVERPSDAQRHRALHGLTRTLVANAVKGVSDGFTINLELRGVGYRAKLNGKVLELAIGYSHPVIIDPPAGVTFAVPEPTKIDVSGIDKQLVGQVAANVRKVRKPDAYHGKGVRFVGEQIALKAGKAGATGGKGKK, encoded by the coding sequence ATGTCCCGTATCGGTAAACAACCCATCGCCGTACCCAACGGCGTGACCGCAAGCACCGCCAATGGCGTGTTCAAGGTCAAGGGCCCCAAAGGTGAACTGACCGTTCCCTTCAATCAAGACCTGACCATCAAGCACGAAGACGGTACCTTGCTCGTCGAGCGTCCCAGCGACGCCCAGCGGCACCGCGCCCTCCACGGCCTGACCCGCACGCTGGTTGCCAACGCCGTCAAAGGCGTGAGCGACGGCTTTACCATCAACCTTGAGCTGCGTGGCGTGGGGTACCGTGCCAAGCTGAACGGCAAGGTGCTGGAACTGGCTATCGGCTACAGCCACCCCGTCATCATCGATCCTCCTGCTGGCGTAACTTTTGCGGTGCCTGAACCCACCAAAATCGACGTGAGCGGTATCGACAAGCAACTGGTGGGCCAAGTGGCCGCCAATGTCCGCAAAGTTCGCAAGCCCGACGCCTACCACGGCAAGGGTGTGCGTTTCGTTGGCGAGCAAATTGCCCTGAAGGCCGGTAAAGCCGGTGCGACGGGCGGGAAAGGGAAGAAATAA
- the rplR gene encoding 50S ribosomal protein L18: MAAQTTIRRKLRARRKVRVAAGERPRLSVFRSSKHIYAQIIDDASGATLASASSSALKTGTKTDTAAAVGKALAEAATAKGVKQVVFDRGQYRYHGRVKALADAAREGGLDF; this comes from the coding sequence ATGGCAGCCCAGACCACCATCCGCCGCAAGCTTCGCGCCCGCCGCAAGGTACGCGTCGCTGCTGGCGAGCGCCCACGCCTCAGCGTGTTCCGCTCCAGCAAGCACATTTACGCTCAAATTATCGATGATGCCAGTGGCGCCACGTTGGCTTCGGCCAGCAGCAGCGCCCTCAAAACCGGCACCAAAACCGACACCGCCGCCGCAGTGGGCAAGGCCCTGGCCGAAGCCGCGACCGCCAAAGGCGTCAAGCAGGTTGTGTTCGACCGTGGTCAGTACCGCTACCACGGACGCGTGAAAGCGCTCGCAGACGCGGCGCGGGAGGGTGGCCTTGACTTTTAA
- the rpsE gene encoding 30S ribosomal protein S5: MTFNRRNDRERETSEFEEKMLFVNRTSKTYQGGRRFRFAALVILGDRNGRVGMGIGKAKEVPVAIEKAKAIARKNMITVPVENGTIPHDIVGVNSTSRVLLKPAGPGTGVIAGTVPRSIAELAGITNMLSKELGSRNRINVAYAVFDGFKNLRTAKQVRALRGDPAAAAQPAGGAQ; encoded by the coding sequence TTGACTTTTAATCGTCGCAATGACCGCGAACGCGAAACCAGCGAATTCGAAGAGAAGATGCTGTTCGTGAACCGCACGTCCAAAACCTACCAGGGTGGACGCCGTTTCCGCTTCGCCGCACTCGTGATTCTCGGTGACCGCAATGGTCGCGTGGGCATGGGCATCGGCAAGGCCAAAGAAGTTCCTGTGGCCATCGAGAAAGCCAAAGCGATTGCCCGCAAGAACATGATCACTGTACCTGTCGAAAACGGAACCATTCCGCACGACATCGTCGGTGTGAACTCGACCAGCCGCGTGCTGCTGAAACCGGCTGGCCCCGGTACGGGCGTCATCGCGGGCACCGTGCCCCGTTCGATTGCCGAACTGGCCGGGATCACCAACATGCTCTCGAAGGAACTCGGAAGCCGGAACCGAATCAACGTGGCGTACGCCGTGTTCGACGGCTTCAAGAACCTGCGTACGGCCAAGCAAGTTCGCGCCCTGCGCGGCGACCCTGCCGCAGCCGCGCAACCCGCCGGAGGTGCTCAATAA
- the rpmD gene encoding 50S ribosomal protein L30 — MKITLKSSVIGRRASQVATVKALGLRKIGDTRVLNDSPAIRGMVKTVQHMLEVEG; from the coding sequence ATCAAGATCACTCTGAAGAGCAGCGTGATTGGCCGCCGCGCCAGTCAGGTCGCTACTGTAAAAGCGTTGGGCCTGCGTAAAATTGGCGACACCCGTGTCCTCAACGATTCGCCCGCCATTCGCGGCATGGTCAAGACCGTGCAGCACATGTTGGAGGTGGAAGGGTGA
- the rplO gene encoding 50S ribosomal protein L15 — protein sequence MKLHELKPSEGSRKNRKRVGRGPGGTDKTAGRGHKGQKSRSGAGKGSFFEGGRSTLISRLPKRGFNNVGTTYEIVKLSHLEETGMDVLDREALELTGLVRRKNWPVKLLASGELTRAVTVYVDAASASAIAAVEAAGGKVILPVAKGSEAQNDEKAG from the coding sequence GTGAAGCTCCATGAACTGAAGCCCTCAGAAGGCAGCCGCAAGAACCGCAAACGCGTTGGACGCGGCCCCGGCGGCACCGATAAGACCGCCGGACGCGGTCACAAGGGTCAGAAGTCGCGCAGCGGTGCTGGCAAAGGTTCCTTCTTTGAAGGTGGCCGCAGCACCCTGATCAGCCGTCTGCCCAAGCGTGGTTTCAACAACGTCGGCACCACCTACGAAATCGTGAAGCTCTCGCACCTTGAGGAAACCGGCATGGACGTGCTGGACCGCGAGGCGCTGGAACTGACCGGTCTGGTGCGCCGCAAGAACTGGCCAGTGAAGTTGCTCGCCAGTGGCGAACTGACCCGCGCCGTGACTGTATATGTGGACGCTGCCAGCGCCTCAGCTATTGCAGCTGTGGAAGCGGCGGGCGGCAAGGTTATCTTGCCTGTGGCCAAGGGCAGCGAAGCCCAAAACGACGAGAAGGCGGGCTAA
- the secY gene encoding preprotein translocase subunit SecY, with amino-acid sequence MLRAFRDAFRIPDLRRKIVFTLLLLAVYRLGSTIPTPGVNTAALESATSGGLFGLISLISGGNLSQFSIFALGVLPYITASIVIQLMTTTVPALEKLSKEGEEGRKKINQFTRYAAVGLGAVQALFFSLFITSNPAYVAVGWDPGIFTTVVMVLTQVAGIAFTMWIGERITEVGVGNGISLIITAGIIANYPREIAATGQLLNTEQTSILRILIFAAVILITIAGIVYVYQGERRVPVTYARARGGTPTGGAARNMGGQATWLPIKVNQAGVIPVIFASAMLIIPNLIATATATRAPAVNAWIQSNLVFGQPFYLALEALLIFGFTYLYNSVQFDPKRISEQLREAGGFIPGVRPGVPTAEYLGSISGRLSLWGAVFLVVLTVFPQIVQRATGITTFQFSGTGLLIIVGVALETLKQLEAQLTVRRYDGFITKGRIRGRLNN; translated from the coding sequence ATGCTCCGCGCCTTCCGCGACGCGTTCCGGATTCCGGACCTTCGGCGGAAGATTGTCTTCACCCTGCTGCTGCTGGCGGTGTACCGCTTGGGAAGCACCATTCCTACGCCCGGCGTCAACACCGCAGCACTCGAATCGGCCACCTCAGGTGGCCTTTTCGGGTTAATCAGCCTGATTTCGGGCGGCAATCTTTCGCAGTTCTCGATTTTTGCGCTGGGCGTGCTGCCGTACATCACGGCCAGCATCGTGATCCAGCTGATGACCACCACCGTGCCCGCCCTGGAGAAGCTCAGTAAAGAGGGCGAGGAAGGGCGCAAGAAGATCAACCAGTTCACGCGCTACGCCGCTGTTGGCCTTGGCGCGGTGCAGGCCCTGTTCTTCTCGCTGTTCATTACCAGCAACCCGGCGTATGTGGCCGTCGGCTGGGATCCTGGCATCTTTACCACCGTCGTGATGGTACTGACGCAGGTTGCGGGCATTGCCTTCACCATGTGGATCGGCGAGCGCATTACCGAAGTGGGTGTGGGCAACGGCATCAGCCTAATCATCACGGCGGGCATCATTGCCAACTACCCGCGTGAAATTGCGGCCACTGGGCAACTGCTCAACACAGAGCAGACCAGCATCCTGCGTATCTTGATTTTCGCAGCTGTTATTCTGATTACCATCGCAGGCATCGTGTATGTGTATCAGGGCGAACGGCGTGTACCTGTCACCTACGCACGTGCGCGGGGCGGTACACCCACAGGTGGGGCCGCACGCAACATGGGCGGGCAGGCCACCTGGTTGCCCATCAAGGTCAATCAGGCGGGCGTGATTCCGGTCATTTTCGCCAGTGCCATGCTGATCATTCCCAACCTGATCGCCACAGCTACGGCCACCCGTGCGCCCGCCGTGAACGCCTGGATTCAATCGAATCTGGTGTTTGGTCAGCCTTTTTATCTGGCACTTGAGGCGTTACTGATCTTCGGGTTTACCTACCTCTACAACAGCGTGCAGTTTGATCCCAAGCGGATCAGCGAGCAGTTGCGTGAAGCGGGCGGGTTCATTCCGGGGGTGCGTCCCGGCGTGCCGACTGCCGAGTATCTGGGCAGTATCAGTGGCCGCCTGAGCTTGTGGGGCGCGGTGTTCTTGGTTGTCCTGACGGTGTTTCCGCAGATCGTGCAGCGGGCTACCGGTATCACCACCTTCCAATTTTCGGGGACGGGCCTGCTGATTATCGTCGGTGTGGCGCTCGAAACCCTGAAGCAACTGGAAGCCCAACTGACGGTTCGCCGTTACGACGGGTTCATTACCAAAGGCCGGATTCGCGGCAGACTGAACAACTGA
- a CDS encoding adenylate kinase, with amino-acid sequence MTTSKNKVVIFLGPPGAGKGTQAERLAQEQHLVKISTGDILRDHVERGTELGQQAGPLMKAGKLVPDDLLMALIRDRLASMDSVRVIFDGFPRTTAQAQELDMLLEELGAPISAVPLLEVPDDLLISRIVERGKTSGRDDDTEAVARERQNVYREQTRPLIDYYAARGHLKTVDGVGTMDDVYSRILSTLH; translated from the coding sequence TTGACCACATCCAAAAACAAAGTCGTGATTTTCCTCGGCCCGCCCGGTGCAGGCAAAGGCACGCAGGCCGAGCGATTGGCCCAGGAGCAACACCTCGTCAAGATCAGCACGGGCGACATTCTGCGCGACCATGTCGAGCGCGGCACCGAGCTGGGACAGCAAGCCGGGCCACTGATGAAGGCCGGAAAACTGGTGCCCGATGATCTGCTGATGGCCCTGATCCGTGATCGCCTCGCCAGCATGGACAGCGTGCGCGTGATCTTCGACGGCTTTCCGCGCACCACCGCACAGGCACAGGAACTCGACATGCTGCTGGAGGAACTTGGCGCACCGATCAGCGCTGTGCCCTTGTTGGAGGTTCCTGATGACCTCCTGATTTCCCGCATCGTAGAGCGCGGCAAAACCAGTGGCCGCGACGACGACACCGAAGCGGTGGCCCGTGAACGCCAGAACGTGTACCGCGAGCAGACCCGCCCCCTGATCGATTACTACGCGGCGCGGGGCCACCTGAAAACGGTAGACGGCGTGGGCACGATGGACGACGTTTATAGCCGGATTTTGAGTACGTTGCACTGA
- a CDS encoding M20/M25/M40 family metallo-hydrolase — MTALLLTPTVQGDWFVRARELALLLTSWPSVTGQPGETAFAGLLEAELRRWPIFAAHPENVWLGRARSGHDAWNVYALVEGHGTQTVLLAGHYDTVSTDDYGAWQPLAGEAEALQEAMCHTLETQSVSRGLEASERLALADLQSGEFLPGRGLLDMKGGLAAGLAVLEHYSQLPPEQRPGNLLFVTTPDEEGRSSGARAVAHDLPDIAVRRNLKLVAGLNLDATADVGDGSEGRAAYLGTVGKVLLSALVVGCPTHAAYPFDGVSASLMTAELLRRVEANPELADRSELGEAAAPACLELRDSRTQYDVTTPAWVWCAFNVLTVQRQPSEVLALFRSLAEEVAASAQAEFARRAAGAGSLNAPRLMVQHPKVLTYGELRALADARVGADAVQVRIESTLSGPDPLRASREITVALMGLAGLDGPAIILGFGALHYPHTHLGDHAADTALKAAIVRHAQDLEQETGLTLRVRGHFAGISDMSFLGQAANLPEQDCLRGHTPHPAHVDPVPADALEFPIVNIGPWGRDYHQRLERIHAPYSFQTVPELLWRVMQDVWQAG; from the coding sequence ATGACTGCGCTACTCTTGACCCCTACCGTGCAGGGCGACTGGTTTGTGCGTGCCCGCGAACTGGCGCTGCTGCTGACCAGTTGGCCCAGCGTGACCGGACAACCTGGAGAAACGGCTTTTGCAGGCTTGCTGGAAGCCGAGCTGAGGCGCTGGCCCATTTTTGCCGCCCACCCAGAGAACGTGTGGCTGGGCCGCGCCCGTTCCGGTCATGACGCCTGGAACGTGTACGCACTGGTAGAGGGCCATGGCACGCAGACTGTGTTGCTGGCAGGCCATTACGACACGGTCAGCACCGACGATTACGGCGCGTGGCAACCGCTGGCCGGAGAAGCCGAGGCGCTGCAGGAGGCCATGTGCCACACCCTGGAAACCCAATCGGTGAGCCGGGGCCTGGAGGCGTCGGAACGGTTGGCTCTCGCTGATCTTCAATCTGGTGAATTCCTGCCGGGACGCGGCCTGCTGGACATGAAAGGTGGCTTGGCGGCGGGGCTGGCTGTGTTGGAACACTACAGCCAACTGCCCCCAGAGCAGCGGCCCGGCAACTTGCTCTTTGTAACGACTCCTGACGAAGAAGGCCGTTCCAGCGGAGCGCGGGCGGTGGCCCATGACCTGCCCGACATTGCCGTACGACGCAACCTGAAACTCGTTGCGGGCCTGAATCTGGACGCCACCGCCGATGTGGGAGACGGCTCGGAGGGACGGGCGGCGTACCTCGGCACGGTGGGTAAAGTGCTGCTGTCGGCGCTGGTGGTGGGCTGTCCCACTCACGCCGCCTATCCCTTCGACGGCGTGAGTGCCAGCCTGATGACCGCTGAATTGCTGCGCCGTGTGGAAGCCAACCCGGAACTGGCCGACCGCTCGGAATTGGGCGAGGCCGCCGCGCCCGCGTGCCTGGAGTTACGCGACAGCCGCACCCAGTACGACGTAACCACGCCCGCCTGGGTCTGGTGCGCCTTCAATGTGCTGACCGTTCAGCGCCAGCCCAGTGAGGTTCTGGCCCTGTTCCGCAGCCTTGCCGAAGAAGTGGCGGCCTCGGCACAGGCCGAATTTGCACGGCGGGCAGCGGGAGCGGGCAGTCTGAACGCCCCGCGCCTGATGGTGCAGCACCCCAAAGTGCTGACTTACGGCGAATTGCGTGCGTTGGCCGACGCCAGAGTCGGAGCAGACGCCGTGCAAGTGCGGATCGAATCTACTCTGTCTGGCCCTGACCCCCTGCGGGCCAGCCGTGAAATTACAGTGGCGCTGATGGGCCTTGCCGGGCTGGACGGCCCGGCGATCATTCTCGGATTCGGGGCGCTGCACTACCCGCATACTCATCTGGGCGACCATGCCGCTGACACTGCACTGAAGGCGGCCATCGTGCGGCACGCACAGGACTTGGAACAGGAAACCGGCCTGACTCTTCGGGTACGCGGCCACTTCGCCGGAATCTCCGACATGAGCTTTTTGGGACAGGCCGCCAACTTGCCCGAACAGGATTGCCTGCGGGGGCACACGCCGCATCCGGCCCACGTCGACCCCGTCCCAGCTGACGCCTTAGAGTTTCCCATCGTCAATATTGGCCCCTGGGGACGCGATTATCACCAGCGGTTAGAGCGGATTCACGCGCCGTACAGCTTTCAAACCGTGCCGGAACTGCTGTGGCGCGTGATGCAGGACGTTTGGCAAGCGGGATGA
- the infA gene encoding translation initiation factor IF-1 has protein sequence MPEQREKRKKEESDTVRAEGVVEEALPNTTFRVKLDTGHDLLAYISGKMRIHYIRILPGDRVVLEISPYDTSRGRIVYRK, from the coding sequence ATGCCGGAACAGCGGGAAAAGCGTAAGAAGGAAGAGTCCGATACCGTTCGGGCTGAGGGCGTCGTGGAGGAGGCTTTGCCGAACACCACGTTCCGCGTGAAGCTGGACACTGGACATGACCTGCTGGCGTACATCAGCGGCAAAATGCGAATTCACTACATCCGTATTTTGCCCGGAGACCGTGTGGTTCTGGAAATCAGCCCCTACGACACCAGCCGTGGGCGCATCGTCTACCGCAAATAA
- the rpmJ gene encoding 50S ribosomal protein L36 — protein sequence MKVRSSVKKMCDNCKVIRRHGRVLVICTNVKHKQRQG from the coding sequence ATGAAAGTTCGCAGCAGTGTCAAGAAAATGTGCGACAACTGCAAGGTGATCCGCCGCCACGGGCGCGTGTTGGTCATCTGCACCAATGTCAAGCACAAGCAGAGGCAAGGCTAA
- the rpsM gene encoding 30S ribosomal protein S13 has protein sequence MARIAGVDLPREKRIEIGLTYIYGIGLTRAKEVLARTGISPDTRVKNLTEAEQSTLREAVEKTYKVEGDLRSEVGQNIKRLMDIGAYRGLRHRRGLPVRGQRTKTNARTRKGPRKTVAGKKKAARK, from the coding sequence ATGGCCCGTATTGCAGGCGTCGACCTTCCCCGCGAAAAGCGGATCGAAATCGGTCTGACCTACATCTACGGCATCGGCCTGACCCGTGCCAAGGAAGTCCTGGCGCGTACCGGAATCAGCCCCGATACCCGCGTCAAGAACCTGACCGAAGCCGAGCAGTCCACCCTGCGTGAAGCCGTCGAGAAGACCTACAAGGTCGAAGGCGATCTCCGCAGCGAAGTTGGCCAGAACATCAAGCGCCTGATGGATATCGGCGCTTACCGTGGTCTGCGTCACCGCCGTGGGTTGCCCGTGCGCGGCCAGCGCACCAAGACGAATGCCCGTACCCGGAAGGGGCCGCGCAAGACCGTCGCCGGTAAGAAGAAAGCGGCGAGGAAGTAA
- the rpsK gene encoding 30S ribosomal protein S11 has product MAKSTKGKTPRRARRNISAGRAYVHASYNNTIVTITDLEGNSVAWSSGGTIGYKGSKKGTPYAAQLAAADAVKKAQQTFGMNIVDVIVRGSGSGREQAIRAIQASGIEVKSIMDDTPVPHNGCRPKKKHRA; this is encoded by the coding sequence ATGGCAAAATCAACCAAAGGCAAGACCCCCCGCCGCGCGCGCCGCAACATCAGCGCAGGCCGCGCCTATGTTCACGCGAGCTACAACAACACCATCGTTACCATCACCGATCTTGAAGGCAACAGCGTTGCCTGGTCGAGTGGCGGCACGATTGGTTACAAGGGCAGCAAGAAGGGCACGCCCTACGCTGCCCAGCTTGCCGCCGCCGACGCCGTGAAGAAGGCCCAACAGACCTTCGGCATGAACATCGTCGACGTGATCGTGCGTGGCAGCGGCTCTGGCCGTGAACAGGCCATCCGCGCTATACAGGCCAGCGGCATCGAAGTGAAGTCCATCATGGACGACACCCCCGTGCCTCACAACGGCTGCCGCCCCAAGAAAAAGCACCGCGCTTAA
- the rpsD gene encoding 30S ribosomal protein S4, translated as MGRFRGSITKQSRREGINLAETEKVQKYLDKRPYGPGQHGQRRKGRPSDYSIRLREKQKLARLYGMGEKQFRNLFEEAANVPGVTGTVFLQLLERRLDNVVFRMGFASTRRQARQFVGHGHIFVNGKKVDIASYRVKIGDEITIGEKSRQIGFIQENMEAQKRRRVSPWVELNPETFTGTFSRLPAREDLALPINENLIIEYYSR; from the coding sequence ATGGGTCGTTTCCGTGGTTCCATTACCAAGCAGAGTCGCCGCGAAGGGATTAACCTCGCGGAGACTGAAAAAGTTCAGAAGTATCTGGACAAGCGTCCTTACGGCCCCGGCCAGCACGGTCAGCGCCGCAAGGGTCGTCCCAGCGACTATTCCATCCGCCTGCGCGAAAAGCAGAAGCTAGCGCGTCTGTACGGCATGGGCGAGAAGCAGTTCCGCAACCTCTTTGAGGAAGCGGCCAACGTGCCCGGCGTGACCGGCACGGTGTTCCTGCAATTGCTGGAGCGCCGCCTCGACAACGTCGTCTTCCGCATGGGCTTCGCCAGCACCCGCCGTCAGGCCCGTCAATTTGTGGGTCACGGTCACATTTTCGTGAACGGCAAGAAGGTCGACATCGCCTCTTACCGCGTCAAAATCGGTGATGAAATCACTATCGGTGAGAAGAGTCGCCAGATTGGGTTCATTCAGGAAAACATGGAAGCGCAAAAGCGCCGCCGCGTCAGCCCCTGGGTCGAACTGAATCCCGAAACGTTCACTGGCACGTTCTCCCGTTTGCCCGCACGAGAAGACCTCGCGCTGCCAATCAACGAGAACCTCATCATCGAGTACTACTCGCGTTAA